A genomic segment from Microbacterium sp. SORGH_AS_0428 encodes:
- a CDS encoding isocitrate lyase/phosphoenolpyruvate mutase family protein, with protein sequence MTTDTSSTIAERATRLRELHAAPEILRVVNVWDVVSARAVLALPETRAIATAGHSIAASFGYDDGAIPLETTLDMVARIVRAAGDVPVTADLDDGYEDPADSVRRAIGVGVVGANVEDRLRPLDEAVARVAAITAAADAEGVPFALNARTDAFVRAGGRPVEESIADAVERGRAYLDAGADVVFVPGILDAAVARRLVEGIGERKVSVIGLPGALTAAEYEALGVARISYGPTTQRVALTALQDVAKELYADGSIPASTRALN encoded by the coding sequence ATGACCACCGATACTTCGTCGACCATTGCCGAGCGTGCGACGCGGCTGCGCGAGCTGCACGCCGCACCGGAGATCCTGCGTGTCGTGAACGTGTGGGACGTCGTTTCGGCCAGGGCGGTGCTCGCCCTGCCCGAGACGCGCGCCATCGCGACGGCCGGCCATTCGATCGCGGCCAGTTTCGGCTATGACGACGGCGCGATCCCGCTGGAGACGACGCTCGACATGGTCGCGCGGATCGTTCGGGCGGCCGGAGACGTGCCCGTGACCGCAGATCTCGACGACGGTTACGAGGATCCCGCAGACAGCGTCCGTCGCGCCATCGGCGTGGGTGTGGTCGGGGCGAACGTCGAGGACAGGCTGCGACCGCTCGACGAGGCGGTCGCGCGTGTCGCTGCCATCACGGCGGCGGCGGATGCGGAAGGCGTGCCGTTCGCCCTCAACGCCCGCACCGATGCGTTCGTCCGGGCCGGCGGGCGCCCCGTCGAGGAGTCCATCGCCGACGCGGTCGAGCGGGGCCGCGCCTATCTCGACGCCGGCGCCGATGTGGTCTTCGTCCCCGGCATCCTGGACGCCGCCGTCGCCCGCCGCCTCGTCGAAGGCATCGGCGAGCGAAAGGTGAGCGTCATCGGGCTTCCGGGTGCGCTGACCGCGGCCGAGTACGAGGCGCTCGGCGTCGCACGTATCTCCTACGGACCCACCACCCAGCGCGTCGCGCTCACCGCGCTCCAGGACGTCGCCAAGGAGCTCTACGCCGACGGGAGCATCCCGGCCTCGACTCGCGCGCTGAACTGA
- a CDS encoding CoA pyrophosphatase produces MSGVNEARGARAGLAALAREADGFRVAGLPAPAVTDRAAAVLMLFGVLDALPANRAAADEAVSAELDVLLLSRAATLRAHPGQVAFPGGRLEAGDDGPIAAALREAREETGLDPSGVEVLGVLPAVPLAFSQHVVTPVLAWWQRPSPVRVVDVAESAAVFRAPVADLLDPARRGVTVVRRDGREWRGPAFVVEDAAGEFLVWGFTALLLDAVFDRLGWTEPWDRSREFALPV; encoded by the coding sequence ATGAGCGGTGTGAACGAGGCGCGCGGCGCGCGGGCCGGTCTGGCCGCGCTCGCGCGCGAGGCGGACGGCTTCCGGGTGGCGGGGCTCCCCGCGCCGGCAGTGACCGACCGCGCGGCGGCCGTGCTCATGCTCTTCGGTGTGCTCGACGCGCTCCCGGCGAACCGCGCCGCAGCGGATGAGGCGGTCTCGGCGGAGCTCGACGTGCTGCTGCTGTCGCGCGCGGCGACGCTGCGCGCCCATCCCGGTCAGGTCGCGTTTCCGGGAGGCCGTCTCGAAGCGGGCGACGACGGCCCGATCGCGGCGGCATTGCGCGAGGCGCGGGAGGAGACCGGCCTGGATCCTTCCGGCGTGGAGGTTCTGGGGGTTCTTCCCGCCGTGCCGCTCGCGTTCTCACAGCACGTCGTCACTCCGGTGCTCGCCTGGTGGCAACGACCCTCGCCGGTGCGCGTGGTGGACGTCGCCGAGTCGGCGGCGGTCTTCCGCGCTCCCGTCGCGGATCTGCTCGATCCCGCTCGTCGCGGGGTCACGGTCGTCAGGCGCGACGGACGGGAGTGGCGCGGACCTGCGTTCGTCGTGGAGGACGCCGCGGGCGAGTTCCTCGTCTGGGGCTTCACCGCGCTGCTGCTGGACGCCGTCTTCGATCGACTCGGATGGACAGAGCCGTGGGATCGATCGCGCGAGTTCGCTCTGCCGGTGTGA
- a CDS encoding GNAT family N-acetyltransferase, with translation MSLPLDLPDGAQLRAARPGDEPGILARIHDLAQYEDEPDAVANTEEALTEALFGAEPRVCAHVVERAGDIVGIAIWFVTYSTWTGRHGIWLEDLFVADSERGRGFGRALIGSLASLCVERGYTRLEWTVLDWNEPAIAFYRSLDATPMDQWTTQRLTGEALRRLGEG, from the coding sequence ATGTCGCTGCCTCTGGATCTCCCCGACGGCGCGCAGCTGCGCGCCGCACGCCCCGGTGACGAACCCGGGATCCTCGCTCGCATCCACGATCTCGCGCAGTACGAGGACGAGCCGGATGCGGTGGCCAACACCGAGGAGGCGCTCACGGAAGCGCTCTTCGGAGCAGAGCCGCGCGTCTGCGCCCACGTCGTGGAGCGTGCCGGCGATATCGTCGGCATTGCGATCTGGTTCGTCACCTACTCCACCTGGACGGGACGTCACGGGATCTGGTTGGAAGACCTCTTCGTGGCCGACTCGGAGCGCGGGCGCGGCTTCGGCCGGGCGCTGATCGGATCGTTGGCGTCGCTGTGCGTGGAGCGCGGCTACACGCGCCTGGAGTGGACGGTGCTGGACTGGAACGAGCCGGCGATCGCGTTCTACCGCTCGCTGGATGCGACGCCGATGGACCAGTGGACGACGCAGCGCCTCACGGGAGAAGCGCTGCGTCGTCTGGGCGAGGGCTGA
- a CDS encoding FBP domain-containing protein has product MTPLDDARIRASFVNASLRERKAVLLPPTLETVSWDDMDYLGWRDPKQPKTGYAVTEIEGTPVGVILREADSRPRTRAQCAWCNDVELPNEVVLFVARRAGDAGRRGDTVGTLVCAGFECSRNVRRLPPSAYLGFDREAARERRIHALRENVTAFLRDVRGTA; this is encoded by the coding sequence ATGACCCCCTTGGACGACGCCCGCATCCGGGCCAGTTTCGTCAACGCATCCCTGCGCGAGCGCAAAGCCGTTCTGCTCCCGCCGACTCTCGAGACCGTGTCGTGGGACGACATGGACTATCTCGGCTGGCGCGACCCCAAACAGCCGAAGACGGGCTACGCCGTCACCGAGATCGAGGGCACACCGGTGGGCGTGATCCTGCGCGAGGCCGACAGTCGCCCTCGCACACGCGCCCAGTGCGCGTGGTGCAACGATGTCGAGCTGCCGAACGAGGTCGTGCTCTTCGTCGCGCGCCGCGCGGGGGACGCCGGTCGCCGCGGCGACACGGTGGGAACCCTCGTCTGCGCCGGCTTCGAGTGTTCGCGCAACGTCCGTCGCCTGCCGCCCTCTGCCTACCTCGGTTTCGACCGGGAAGCAGCGAGGGAGCGACGCATCCACGCCCTCCGCGAGAACGTCACGGCTTTCCTGCGCGACGTGCGTGGCACCGCCTGA
- a CDS encoding DUF3054 domain-containing protein, protein MVSRARGRILVAVVADVLLVIVFCGIGRASHDESPLQGLLLTAWPFLTALAVGWGISLAWHRPFAVLRTGVPVWVVTVAGGMLLRMLAGQGTAPAFIMVAAVTLGLLLVGWRAVASVVLRRSSRSARAAADENMKA, encoded by the coding sequence GTGGTCAGCCGTGCCCGTGGACGCATCCTCGTCGCCGTCGTGGCGGACGTTCTCCTGGTGATCGTCTTCTGCGGCATCGGTCGCGCGAGCCACGACGAGTCGCCGTTGCAGGGTCTGCTCCTCACGGCGTGGCCGTTCCTCACCGCACTCGCCGTCGGCTGGGGGATCTCGCTCGCCTGGCACCGGCCGTTCGCGGTGCTGCGCACGGGAGTGCCGGTCTGGGTCGTGACCGTGGCCGGGGGCATGCTGTTGCGGATGCTGGCGGGGCAGGGGACGGCACCCGCATTCATCATGGTGGCCGCGGTCACCCTCGGCCTGCTGCTGGTCGGCTGGCGTGCGGTGGCGAGCGTGGTGCTGCGCAGGTCGAGCCGATCCGCGAGGGCCGCCGCGGATGAGAACATGAAGGCATGA
- the deoC gene encoding deoxyribose-phosphate aldolase produces MTENIARYVDHTLLKPEATTADVAATIEEAAALGAYSVCLSPSVLPVIIPDGLKLAVVVGFPSGKHHSQIKAAEAALAASEGADEIDMVIDVGAAIEGRYDAVESDIRAVREAAPAPVVLKVIIESAALSDEAIVAVSQAAERAGADFVKTSTGFHPSGGATVHAVELMKQTVGDRLEVKASGGIRTREDAEAMIAAGATRLGLSSTRAVVEGSVASGSY; encoded by the coding sequence ATGACCGAGAACATCGCCCGATACGTCGACCACACGCTGCTCAAGCCCGAAGCCACCACGGCGGATGTCGCGGCGACGATCGAGGAGGCGGCTGCGCTCGGTGCGTACAGCGTGTGCCTCTCGCCCTCTGTGCTGCCGGTCATCATCCCCGACGGGCTGAAGCTGGCCGTGGTCGTCGGCTTCCCGAGCGGTAAGCACCATTCGCAGATCAAGGCCGCGGAGGCTGCGCTCGCGGCATCCGAGGGTGCGGACGAGATCGACATGGTCATCGATGTCGGCGCGGCGATCGAAGGTCGCTACGACGCGGTGGAGTCGGACATCCGCGCAGTTCGTGAGGCCGCCCCGGCGCCCGTCGTGCTCAAGGTCATCATCGAGTCGGCCGCTCTGAGCGACGAGGCCATCGTGGCCGTCTCGCAGGCCGCCGAGCGGGCCGGCGCCGACTTCGTCAAGACCTCCACGGGCTTCCACCCCTCGGGCGGTGCCACCGTGCACGCGGTCGAGCTGATGAAGCAGACCGTGGGGGACCGCCTGGAGGTCAAGGCCTCGGGCGGGATCCGCACGCGTGAGGACGCCGAGGCGATGATCGCCGCCGGCGCCACGCGCCTCGGCCTGTCGAGCACGCGTGCCGTCGTGGAGGGATCGGTCGCGTCGGGTTCGTACTGA
- the rpsA gene encoding 30S ribosomal protein S1 yields MTTATTAPATKQVAINDIGSAEDFLAAVEKTLKFFNDGDLIEGTVVKIDRDEVLLDVGYKTEGVIPSRELSIKHDVDPNEVVNVGDHVEALVLQKEDKEGRLILSKKRAQYERAWGDVEKIKENDGVVTGQVIEVVKGGLIVDIGLRGFLPASLIELRRVRDLTPYLGQELEAKILELDKNRNNVVLSRRALLEQTQSESRSNFLNNLHKGQVRKGTVSSIVNFGAFVDLGGVDGLVHVSELSWKHIEHASEVVEVGQEVTVEILEVDLDRERVSLSLKATQEDPWQVFARTHAIGQVTPGKVTKLVPFGAFVRVADGIEGLVHISELSGKHVELAEQVVSVGEEVFVKVIDIDLERRRISLSLKQANESVDPYGTEFDPALYGMVTEYDENGEYKYPEGFDPETNAWKEGFDAQREAWEQEYAAAQGRWEAHKAAVIKAQEAEANNVGTVEASGSSSYSSESGPAGTLADDEALAALREKLSGR; encoded by the coding sequence ATGACTACCGCAACGACCGCCCCGGCCACCAAGCAGGTCGCGATCAACGACATCGGATCTGCCGAGGACTTCCTGGCCGCGGTCGAGAAGACCCTGAAGTTCTTCAACGACGGCGACCTCATCGAGGGCACCGTGGTGAAGATCGACCGCGACGAGGTCCTCCTCGACGTCGGGTACAAGACCGAGGGCGTCATCCCCTCGCGTGAGCTCTCCATCAAGCACGACGTCGACCCCAACGAGGTCGTCAACGTCGGTGACCACGTCGAGGCCCTGGTTCTCCAGAAGGAGGACAAGGAAGGTCGCCTCATCCTGTCCAAGAAGCGTGCGCAGTACGAGCGTGCGTGGGGCGACGTGGAGAAGATTAAGGAGAACGACGGCGTCGTCACCGGCCAGGTGATCGAGGTCGTCAAGGGTGGCCTCATCGTCGACATCGGCCTGCGTGGCTTCCTGCCCGCATCGCTCATCGAGCTGCGCCGCGTCCGCGACCTCACCCCGTACCTCGGCCAGGAGCTCGAGGCGAAGATCCTCGAGCTCGACAAGAACCGCAACAACGTGGTCCTCTCGCGCCGCGCTCTGCTCGAGCAGACGCAGTCGGAGTCGCGCTCCAACTTCCTGAACAACCTGCACAAGGGTCAGGTCCGCAAGGGCACGGTCTCCTCGATCGTCAACTTCGGTGCGTTCGTCGACCTGGGCGGCGTGGACGGCCTCGTGCACGTCTCCGAGCTGTCCTGGAAGCACATCGAGCACGCCTCCGAGGTCGTCGAGGTGGGCCAGGAGGTCACCGTCGAGATCCTCGAGGTCGACCTCGACCGCGAGCGTGTCTCGCTGTCGCTGAAGGCGACCCAGGAGGACCCGTGGCAGGTCTTCGCGCGTACCCACGCCATCGGTCAGGTCACGCCCGGTAAGGTCACCAAGCTCGTCCCGTTCGGTGCGTTCGTCCGCGTGGCAGACGGCATCGAGGGCCTCGTGCACATCTCCGAGCTGTCGGGCAAGCACGTCGAGCTGGCCGAGCAGGTCGTGTCGGTGGGCGAAGAGGTCTTCGTCAAGGTCATCGACATCGATCTCGAGCGTCGTCGTATCTCGCTCTCGCTCAAGCAGGCGAACGAGTCGGTCGACCCCTACGGCACCGAGTTCGACCCGGCCCTGTACGGCATGGTCACGGAGTACGACGAGAACGGCGAGTACAAGTACCCCGAGGGCTTCGACCCCGAGACCAACGCCTGGAAGGAAGGCTTCGACGCTCAGCGCGAGGCCTGGGAGCAGGAGTACGCCGCTGCTCAGGGTCGCTGGGAAGCTCACAAGGCTGCCGTCATCAAGGCGCAGGAGGCGGAGGCCAACAACGTCGGCACCGTCGAGGCCAGCGGCTCGTCCTCCTACTCGAGCGAGTCGGGCCCCGCGGGCACCCTCGCCGACGACGAGGCTCTCGCGGCTCTGCGCGAGAAGCTGTCGGGTCGTTGA
- a CDS encoding MFS transporter, which translates to MTAERTMGVDESNGVPSRPGLVLAALVLAALVCNLNLAAANIALPEIGDDFAAGQTGLNLVALGCSLGLAMSVLYLGALADRYGRKQMLLLGLALTVIASFAAAAAPSLEWLIAARVFTGVAAGMAYPTTLSLITALWSRGPARTGAIALWSSVSAMSGVLGAVAAGLLLEAFHWQAAFLLAAPIAAVGFVLVLAVVPSHVRESAEPVDHIGGILSVFGVAALVVGVGIVAAPDQRLAGAISLVSAAALLACFVWRQRAAASPLYDLAIARRRMFWVPAVAGMVVFGSLMGAMFVGQQFLQNILGYDTLEAGLAVVPAAAGLLIAAPVSARMVTTRGSRTTMLVGYAFVFAGFLTTLLWREHTPYWLIGVGFFTIGVGAGFAMTPASRALTDATPVRRVGMASATSDLQRDLGGSIMQALLGAILATGFAGAFARAIDASPSASQVSADVQAALQASFASALHVAEQFPQYRSEIVAAATQSLVDGALWAYAVGGVAIVSGAVLVRVLLPSHRGERDLIAEYVAADAVDEARPPESAGA; encoded by the coding sequence ATGACGGCGGAGCGGACGATGGGCGTCGATGAGAGCAACGGCGTACCGTCGCGACCCGGTCTGGTGCTCGCCGCCCTCGTCCTGGCGGCGCTGGTGTGCAACCTCAATCTCGCCGCTGCCAACATCGCCCTGCCGGAGATCGGTGACGACTTCGCTGCCGGTCAGACCGGTCTGAACCTCGTCGCGCTCGGATGCTCCCTCGGCCTTGCGATGTCCGTGTTGTACCTGGGTGCTCTCGCCGACCGATACGGCCGCAAGCAGATGCTTCTGCTGGGGCTCGCACTGACCGTCATCGCCAGCTTCGCGGCGGCTGCGGCGCCCTCGCTCGAGTGGCTCATCGCGGCTCGTGTCTTCACCGGCGTCGCCGCGGGCATGGCGTACCCGACGACGCTGTCGTTGATCACGGCCCTGTGGTCGCGCGGGCCCGCGCGTACGGGGGCGATCGCTCTGTGGTCCAGCGTGAGCGCGATGTCGGGAGTGCTCGGCGCTGTCGCGGCTGGCCTCCTGCTCGAAGCCTTCCACTGGCAGGCGGCGTTCCTGCTGGCCGCCCCCATCGCCGCCGTCGGGTTCGTGCTGGTCCTCGCCGTCGTGCCCTCACACGTCCGCGAATCGGCGGAGCCGGTCGATCACATCGGCGGCATCCTGTCGGTGTTCGGGGTGGCGGCCCTCGTGGTCGGGGTGGGGATCGTCGCCGCACCGGACCAACGACTGGCAGGGGCGATCAGCCTGGTGTCGGCGGCCGCACTGCTCGCCTGCTTCGTCTGGCGCCAGCGCGCGGCCGCGTCGCCGCTGTACGACCTCGCCATCGCCCGACGTCGGATGTTCTGGGTACCCGCGGTCGCGGGCATGGTCGTCTTCGGCTCGCTGATGGGGGCGATGTTCGTGGGCCAGCAGTTCCTTCAGAACATCCTCGGCTACGACACCCTCGAGGCGGGCCTCGCGGTCGTGCCGGCCGCGGCGGGGCTGCTGATCGCTGCGCCGGTGTCTGCGCGAATGGTCACGACGCGCGGCTCGAGGACGACGATGCTGGTCGGTTACGCCTTCGTGTTCGCAGGCTTCCTGACGACACTGCTCTGGCGGGAGCACACGCCCTATTGGCTGATCGGCGTCGGCTTCTTCACGATCGGGGTCGGTGCCGGATTCGCCATGACTCCCGCATCCCGTGCGCTCACCGATGCGACGCCGGTGCGGCGCGTCGGAATGGCATCCGCGACCTCGGACCTTCAGCGCGACCTCGGCGGTTCGATCATGCAGGCCTTGCTCGGCGCCATCCTGGCTACCGGGTTCGCCGGCGCATTCGCGCGGGCCATCGACGCCTCGCCGTCCGCGTCGCAGGTGTCCGCCGACGTGCAGGCAGCGCTGCAGGCGTCTTTCGCCTCCGCTCTGCACGTCGCCGAGCAGTTCCCCCAGTACCGTTCGGAGATCGTGGCCGCGGCGACGCAGAGCCTGGTGGACGGAGCGCTGTGGGCGTATGCGGTCGGCGGGGTGGCCATCGTCTCCGGAGCGGTGCTCGTGCGTGTGCTCCTGCCGTCGCACCGCGGCGAGCGCGATCTGATCGCGGAGTACGTGGCGGCCGACGCGGTCGATGAGGCGCGGCCGCCCGAGTCCGCCGGCGCGTGA